A genomic segment from Spinacia oleracea cultivar Varoflay chromosome 3, BTI_SOV_V1, whole genome shotgun sequence encodes:
- the LOC130469184 gene encoding uncharacterized protein: protein MWCNVGILCGPILLFWTYVRGDLDLPFNFPYLLSPGSHLQLFVLAITFNFPYLLSLICLSRDNRLLRFRSVLMHWFWCYRPVVIVQASLLLCRPVAVLYFCLLCCNAVVLCCSATLLCCR from the exons ATGTGGTGTAATG TAGGTATTCTTTGCGGACCAATATTGCTGTTTTGGACTTATGTGAGAGGTGACCTGGATCTCCCCTTCAACTTTCCGTACTTGCTATCACCTGGATCTCACCTTCAACTTTTCGTACTTGCTATCACCTTCAACTTTCCGTACTTGCTATCACTCATCTGTCTGAGCAGAGACAACAGATTGCTGAGATTTAGAA GTGTATTGATGCACTGGTTCTGGTGCTACAGGCCTGTTGTCATTGTTCAGGCCAGTCTGCTGTTGTGTAGGCCAGTTGCTGTGCTCTACTTCTGTTTGCTCTGCTGCAATGCTGTTGTACTCTGCTGCAGTGCTACTTTACTCTGCTGTAGATGA